The following proteins are co-located in the Polystyrenella longa genome:
- the atpA gene encoding F0F1 ATP synthase subunit alpha produces the protein MKFKADEIASVIQKEIEHFEGKIETSEVGHVLEVGDGIARCYGLSSAMAGEMVEFSNGTTGVVFNLEENSVGVIILGDYLEIAEGDEVKTTSELLSVPVGPEMIGRVVDPLGNPLDGQGPIVTSERRPVETPAPGVAERQPVTEPLQTGIKAIDAMTPIGRGQRELIIGDRKTGKTTIALDAIINQKGKDVICVYVGCGQRGSTVAGVIETLREHDALDYTIIVASSASDPAPLQYFAPYAGAAMAEYFMYSGKHTLIVYDDLTKQAQAYRQLSLLMRRPPGREAYPGDVFYCHSRLLERAAKLNNELGAGSMTALPIIETLEGEVSAYIPTNVISITDGQIYLEPDLFFAGVRPAINVGISVSRVGGNAQTKAMKSVAGSLRLDLAAFRELEAFAQLGTDLDKATQGQLDRGYRMVEILKQNQYSPMDVVDQVVALYAGTKGYFDSVPIPEVLRVEQEMLAFIRDEKSEIWNAIESDKAIKPETEDMLKAALKEFKERIAS, from the coding sequence ATGAAATTCAAAGCGGACGAGATCGCTTCTGTAATACAGAAGGAAATTGAGCATTTCGAGGGCAAGATCGAAACCTCTGAGGTCGGTCATGTACTGGAAGTGGGTGATGGTATTGCCCGTTGTTACGGCCTGTCTTCCGCGATGGCGGGAGAGATGGTCGAGTTTTCCAACGGCACGACCGGCGTCGTCTTCAACCTGGAAGAGAATTCCGTAGGGGTCATCATTTTAGGTGACTACCTGGAAATCGCTGAAGGGGACGAAGTCAAAACAACCAGTGAGCTGCTTTCCGTACCGGTTGGTCCCGAAATGATCGGCCGCGTGGTGGATCCACTTGGAAACCCACTCGACGGACAAGGCCCCATCGTTACCAGCGAACGCCGCCCGGTCGAAACACCGGCTCCTGGTGTTGCGGAACGTCAACCAGTTACCGAACCTCTCCAGACCGGTATCAAGGCGATCGACGCCATGACCCCGATCGGACGCGGTCAACGTGAACTGATCATTGGTGACCGAAAAACGGGTAAAACAACCATCGCCCTCGACGCGATCATCAACCAGAAAGGCAAAGACGTCATTTGCGTCTATGTCGGTTGTGGTCAACGTGGTTCCACCGTCGCCGGTGTGATCGAGACCCTCCGGGAACACGATGCACTCGACTACACGATCATCGTCGCCTCCTCGGCCTCCGACCCTGCTCCACTGCAGTACTTCGCTCCTTATGCGGGTGCCGCCATGGCCGAGTACTTCATGTACAGCGGCAAACATACACTGATCGTTTACGATGACTTGACCAAACAGGCCCAAGCCTATCGTCAGCTTTCCCTCCTGATGCGTCGTCCTCCGGGACGTGAAGCGTATCCGGGCGACGTGTTCTACTGTCACAGCCGCCTGCTCGAACGAGCGGCGAAACTGAACAACGAACTCGGCGCTGGTTCCATGACGGCTCTGCCGATCATTGAAACACTCGAAGGGGAAGTTTCCGCCTACATTCCGACCAACGTGATTTCAATTACCGACGGTCAGATTTACCTTGAACCTGACTTGTTCTTCGCCGGGGTTCGCCCTGCGATTAACGTTGGTATTTCCGTTTCTCGTGTGGGTGGCAACGCCCAGACGAAAGCGATGAAATCAGTCGCCGGTTCACTGCGACTTGACCTGGCGGCCTTCCGCGAACTGGAAGCATTCGCCCAACTCGGTACCGACCTCGACAAAGCGACTCAAGGTCAGCTTGATCGTGGTTACCGTATGGTCGAAATTTTGAAACAGAATCAGTACAGCCCGATGGACGTCGTCGATCAGGTCGTTGCTCTGTACGCCGGTACCAAAGGTTACTTCGACTCAGTTCCTATTCCCGAAGTTCTTCGCGTCGAGCAAGAAATGCTCGCCTTTATCCGCGATGAAAAATCGGAAATCTGGAATGCGATCGAAAGTGACAAAGCGATCAAACCGGAAACCGAAGATATGCTCAAAGCAGCTCTTAAAGAGTTCAAAGAGCGAATCGCTTCCTGA
- the atpG gene encoding ATP synthase F1 subunit gamma has protein sequence MANTRELVKRLKAVKNIRKITRTMELIATARFKKAMDRASEAAAYTKKISEIVSDLSKANLTFSHPLLQKHDSIENSTLLILTSNRGLCGGYNGSVLRHVTRRLRVDNRSTDGNLDIEVAGKRGVSYLKFQGEAIHKAYTNFEDNPAYAEIEAIADRYIQAYISGKLDRLEVAYTKFESAGRQTAVVETLLPISQLTESTEETSQAVEYEFLPSAEEILTEIVPAAFKARLFKCFLDAAVSEQIARMVAMKRATENAQEMIGDLSQKYNRARQAQITGELAEIIGGAAALE, from the coding sequence ATGGCCAACACACGTGAACTGGTGAAACGCCTGAAGGCGGTCAAGAACATCCGCAAGATTACGCGGACAATGGAATTGATCGCTACAGCGAGATTCAAAAAAGCCATGGACCGTGCGTCGGAAGCAGCGGCATATACCAAGAAGATTTCCGAGATCGTTTCGGACCTGTCCAAAGCGAATCTGACCTTCAGTCATCCGTTGCTTCAGAAACATGATTCCATCGAAAACAGCACCCTACTGATTCTGACTTCGAATCGCGGCTTGTGCGGCGGATACAATGGTTCGGTTCTCCGACATGTAACTCGTCGATTGCGAGTCGATAATCGAAGCACTGATGGCAATCTTGATATCGAAGTCGCAGGAAAACGTGGGGTTTCGTACCTGAAGTTTCAAGGCGAGGCCATCCACAAGGCGTACACGAACTTCGAAGACAACCCTGCCTATGCAGAAATCGAAGCGATCGCTGATCGTTACATTCAAGCATATATCAGCGGAAAACTCGATCGGTTGGAAGTCGCTTACACGAAATTCGAATCCGCTGGACGACAAACAGCGGTTGTCGAAACCTTACTGCCGATTTCTCAACTGACGGAATCGACTGAAGAAACCAGTCAGGCTGTGGAATACGAATTTCTTCCTTCGGCGGAAGAAATTCTGACAGAAATTGTTCCTGCCGCATTCAAAGCCCGTTTATTCAAATGCTTCCTCGACGCCGCCGTCAGTGAGCAAATCGCCCGAATGGTGGCGATGAAACGAGCGACCGAAAATGCTCAAGAAATGATTGGTGATCTGTCACAAAAATACAACCGGGCCCGTCAGGCTCAAATTACAGGCGAACTGGCTGAAATCATCGGTGGTGCCGCCGCACTCGAGTAA
- a CDS encoding DUF6250 domain-containing protein yields MLDRLTLNGLWQKKTDGRGISSRKFAAGVNSHAYQLETLEPKLMLSGSHFFGPQTTVDEDFEDGTADDFTVNDPDLWSVVPDANGNMVYQTNGQEFKGLATAVIDVPGRLNKKFTISADVRAVGGLNRWLDGFIVFDYQSDTDFKFAGFFAGQNQWVIGHFDGDFSERIAQVDLDETGEGSIDPNKTYHLDVVVKNKKVQLLVDGEEVLDAKFKGRDKLNDGKVGMMTYNTVTQFDNFTVQEKPSGFGHHFRSFLNIFKNDDLFNLCDNSGWGHSRWRR; encoded by the coding sequence ATGCTGGATCGACTTACCCTGAATGGACTCTGGCAAAAAAAGACGGATGGACGTGGAATCAGTTCTCGCAAATTCGCAGCAGGCGTCAATTCTCACGCCTATCAACTGGAAACGCTGGAGCCTAAGCTGATGCTGTCAGGCTCCCATTTCTTCGGGCCCCAAACAACTGTCGATGAAGATTTCGAAGATGGCACTGCCGACGACTTCACCGTCAACGATCCGGACCTCTGGTCTGTCGTTCCTGACGCAAACGGCAACATGGTCTACCAGACCAACGGCCAGGAATTCAAAGGACTCGCCACCGCTGTGATCGACGTCCCTGGTCGCCTCAACAAGAAGTTCACCATCTCAGCTGATGTACGAGCTGTCGGTGGACTGAATCGTTGGCTCGATGGATTTATCGTCTTTGATTACCAGAGCGATACCGATTTCAAATTCGCTGGTTTCTTCGCTGGTCAGAACCAGTGGGTCATCGGCCACTTCGATGGTGACTTCTCCGAGCGAATCGCCCAGGTCGACCTGGACGAAACCGGTGAAGGTTCTATCGATCCTAACAAAACTTACCACCTCGACGTTGTTGTGAAAAACAAAAAGGTCCAACTCCTGGTCGATGGTGAAGAAGTTCTCGATGCCAAATTCAAAGGACGTGACAAACTGAACGATGGCAAAGTGGGCATGATGACCTACAACACCGTCACCCAGTTCGACAACTTCACCGTCCAGGAAAAACCGTCCGGGTTCGGACATCATTTCCGTTCCTTCCTGAACATCTTCAAAAATGACGACCTATTCAACCTGTGCGACAACTCCGGCTGGGGACATTCCCGCTGGCGTAGATAA
- a CDS encoding DUF4912 domain-containing protein: MMLEELREHSRKELAQMAKTHRIRGWHLLKKEELIERLMNAGNIDDELQAREKSTDSSATSNRSGVKLIRHDPGRETGKRALSLRASESQVLTAQAETDELEIELLSSHWFRLRWALSPRTLERAEVSLAAAWSTVKPVLRLFQVDLEPAGTSQESQIDQVEISDRFREWYFPVPEPERRFRVKLGLLTVDGRFYQLACSESVDTPREVSRSAIVDGLAEVETGEEDGGSEELNDLKSIAQLIQGRSSHPRTVAATGVFEVELEWTLKGTGDPRGVVTILGEPVELDRNGAFEVSMPFAPGREVIPVVETTDEGRKKQTVVLTVELNRRKLEPQILGMRPDLDDEDE; the protein is encoded by the coding sequence ATGATGCTGGAAGAATTGCGGGAGCATTCTCGTAAAGAGCTGGCTCAAATGGCCAAAACGCACCGAATTCGTGGCTGGCACCTGCTCAAGAAGGAAGAGCTGATCGAGCGGCTCATGAATGCTGGAAATATCGATGACGAGCTTCAGGCTAGGGAGAAGTCGACTGATTCGTCGGCAACGTCCAATCGTTCCGGAGTTAAGTTGATACGTCACGATCCGGGACGCGAAACGGGGAAGCGAGCTCTATCACTGCGAGCATCTGAAAGCCAGGTTTTGACAGCTCAGGCGGAAACCGACGAATTGGAGATTGAATTGCTTAGCTCGCACTGGTTCCGGCTCCGTTGGGCGTTGTCGCCCCGAACGCTGGAGCGGGCAGAAGTCTCGCTGGCAGCGGCCTGGAGTACGGTGAAACCGGTTTTGCGGCTTTTTCAAGTTGATCTCGAACCGGCCGGTACGTCGCAGGAAAGTCAGATCGACCAGGTCGAAATCTCGGATCGGTTTCGCGAGTGGTATTTCCCTGTACCTGAACCGGAACGGCGGTTTCGTGTTAAATTGGGCCTGCTGACTGTGGATGGACGGTTCTACCAGCTTGCCTGCTCAGAAAGCGTCGATACACCGCGGGAAGTCTCTCGATCGGCCATTGTGGACGGCTTGGCTGAAGTCGAAACGGGAGAAGAAGATGGTGGAAGTGAGGAGTTAAACGATTTGAAATCGATTGCTCAGTTGATCCAGGGGCGATCCAGTCATCCACGAACTGTTGCAGCGACCGGCGTTTTTGAAGTCGAACTGGAATGGACTTTAAAAGGAACGGGCGATCCGCGCGGCGTGGTGACAATTCTGGGCGAGCCCGTGGAGTTGGACAGAAACGGAGCCTTTGAAGTCTCCATGCCGTTTGCGCCGGGACGCGAGGTGATTCCCGTAGTGGAAACAACCGACGAAGGACGCAAAAAACAGACTGTCGTACTGACCGTCGAGTTGAACCGGCGTAAGCTTGAACCGCAGATTTTGGGAATGCGGCCTGATTTGGATGATGAAGATGAGTAG
- the atpH gene encoding ATP synthase F1 subunit delta — translation MASQKSLKTKQQSVLADPSAQAIARVYAEAFLGAAAGNIDEAMAEYESFLTEVLDKDARFEKLLTTQALSREEKSGLIDRMLGQHGSSTFGKFLKVLAQKNRVELFRGIYAETVELNNQRQGKKRVFITTARPLNNSQLTYLSEKLSAVLPFQPVLETDINKDLIGGLTIRVGNTVYDGSLRTRLKKLRGQLRERGLHEIQSGRDRFCNTEGN, via the coding sequence ATGGCCAGTCAGAAATCTCTGAAAACCAAGCAACAAAGCGTTCTGGCTGATCCCAGTGCGCAGGCGATTGCCCGTGTCTATGCCGAGGCTTTTCTCGGTGCTGCTGCCGGAAATATTGATGAAGCGATGGCGGAATACGAATCATTCTTGACCGAAGTACTGGATAAGGATGCTCGTTTCGAAAAATTGCTGACGACTCAGGCACTCAGCCGGGAAGAAAAAAGCGGTTTGATCGATCGAATGCTGGGACAACATGGAAGCAGTACGTTCGGAAAATTCCTGAAAGTGCTGGCTCAGAAGAATCGAGTCGAGCTGTTTCGGGGTATCTACGCCGAAACAGTCGAACTGAACAATCAGCGACAGGGTAAAAAACGGGTTTTCATTACCACTGCCCGTCCGCTCAACAACAGTCAGTTGACTTACCTGTCCGAAAAACTTAGTGCAGTCTTACCGTTCCAACCGGTGTTGGAAACGGATATTAACAAAGACCTGATTGGTGGTTTGACCATTCGGGTGGGAAATACAGTTTACGATGGTTCCTTGCGGACGCGCCTGAAAAAACTGCGTGGTCAATTACGCGAGAGAGGTCTTCATGAAATTCAAAGCGGACGAGATCGCTTCTGTAATACAGAAGGAAATTGA
- the atpB gene encoding F0F1 ATP synthase subunit A yields the protein MASEDTFHHVRDFPYFELPFGEKIDLPAIGDFQITKFMVLQTIAFLFCLIVFRGLASKVRGGKPVTGWWWNAWEAIALYVRDKIVRPTIGHPHAHPHGDHDEHDRGGVHDPQVHHNDGVDHPADKYLPFIWSCFFYILICNLLGAIPMMGSATGNINVTGVLGVFAFLMTIYAGVSTSGVTGFFASLCPTMDLSPGMKLFLVPMIWVIEFLGFFIKHAVLAIRLFANIMGGHTVLGVMLMFIGMAAQQGTLLFLVVTPASIAGQIGIGLLELLVAFIQAYVFAMLATLFISASVNPH from the coding sequence ATGGCCAGCGAGGACACTTTCCATCACGTTCGGGACTTCCCTTACTTCGAACTCCCGTTCGGTGAGAAAATCGATCTACCCGCGATTGGTGATTTTCAAATCACCAAGTTCATGGTGCTGCAGACGATTGCGTTCCTGTTTTGTTTAATCGTGTTTCGTGGCTTAGCCTCGAAAGTGCGTGGCGGCAAGCCAGTGACCGGTTGGTGGTGGAATGCGTGGGAAGCGATTGCACTATACGTTCGAGACAAAATTGTCCGACCTACTATCGGACACCCTCATGCTCATCCGCACGGTGACCATGACGAACACGACCGCGGCGGTGTTCACGACCCTCAAGTTCATCACAACGACGGAGTCGATCATCCCGCTGATAAGTACCTTCCATTTATATGGTCCTGTTTTTTCTACATTTTAATCTGCAACCTGCTCGGTGCGATTCCCATGATGGGTTCCGCCACAGGGAACATTAACGTCACTGGCGTCCTCGGGGTTTTTGCCTTCCTGATGACAATTTACGCGGGTGTCAGTACATCCGGAGTGACCGGCTTTTTCGCGTCACTCTGCCCTACGATGGATTTATCTCCTGGAATGAAACTGTTTCTGGTCCCGATGATCTGGGTCATTGAATTTCTAGGGTTCTTTATTAAACACGCTGTACTCGCCATTCGATTGTTTGCCAACATCATGGGTGGCCACACGGTACTGGGTGTCATGTTGATGTTCATTGGGATGGCGGCTCAACAGGGAACCCTCCTGTTCTTAGTCGTCACGCCTGCCAGCATCGCCGGTCAAATTGGCATTGGCCTTCTGGAACTGCTCGTAGCCTTTATTCAGGCTTACGTCTTTGCCATGTTGGCGACTCTGTTTATCTCTGCTTCGGTCAACCCGCACTAG
- a CDS encoding AtpZ/AtpI family protein has translation MKRPPDKKPPMVAAMQVANEVSTIGMSFALPPLGGYWLDWKLGTSPWLVLVGAALGFVVGMKMIFELTKRLGNSNTSNFKPNGPHSKENRSSQNDSSTSSSPPSDTGPSDTKK, from the coding sequence ATGAAACGTCCTCCGGACAAAAAGCCCCCCATGGTCGCCGCCATGCAAGTGGCGAATGAAGTTTCGACAATCGGAATGTCATTCGCCTTGCCCCCGCTAGGGGGATACTGGCTCGACTGGAAACTGGGTACATCTCCCTGGCTGGTTCTCGTCGGAGCTGCCCTTGGATTTGTGGTCGGAATGAAAATGATATTCGAACTGACCAAACGCCTCGGCAACTCTAACACGTCCAACTTTAAACCGAACGGCCCCCACTCAAAAGAGAATCGCTCTTCGCAGAACGATTCTTCAACGAGTAGCTCTCCACCGAGCGATACAGGGCCGAGTGACACGAAGAAGTGA
- a CDS encoding replication-associated recombination protein A, with amino-acid sequence MDLFKQLEQGHLESAQPLAARMRPRSLDEYVGQQHFLGEGKLLRRMLQADRISSVVFYGPPGTGKTSLAEVIANHTKSHFARLNAAASSVKELRVQLERARQFLETSGERSLLFIDELHRFNKAQQDVLLPDVESGVIRLIGATTANPFFSLVSPLVSRSQVFEFKALEREDILTLLNRALTDKTKGLGQYQVQADPEALDFLAEICDGDARRALNALEIGVLSLPEEEKLLSLEVTQESIQKKAIQYSADGDEHYDAASAFIKSMRGSDPDAAIYWLARMIEAGEDPRFLARRIVIAAAEDVGNADPQALVIANSAAAATEFVGLPEARIILSQATIYVALAPKSNASYVAIDSALKDVREQRVIPVPVHLKDAHYSGAKKMGHGEGYAYAHNSKEGWVNQDYLGVEKEYYQPVERGYEATLRKRLEEYKRRKREAQQDGEE; translated from the coding sequence ATGGACTTATTTAAGCAGCTTGAGCAGGGCCATTTGGAGTCAGCCCAACCGCTCGCTGCACGCATGCGACCTCGCTCGCTGGATGAGTATGTGGGGCAACAGCATTTCCTGGGGGAAGGAAAACTGCTCCGCCGCATGTTGCAGGCGGACCGTATTTCTTCTGTCGTATTCTATGGCCCGCCAGGAACAGGGAAGACCTCTCTGGCCGAGGTCATTGCCAATCACACCAAATCTCATTTCGCTCGTTTGAATGCGGCCGCCTCCAGTGTAAAAGAACTGCGCGTACAACTGGAACGAGCGCGGCAATTTTTGGAAACCTCGGGCGAGCGTTCGCTCTTGTTCATCGACGAATTGCATCGCTTTAATAAAGCTCAACAGGACGTACTGCTTCCCGATGTTGAATCGGGCGTCATCCGACTTATCGGAGCGACGACGGCGAATCCGTTTTTTTCGCTCGTTTCCCCTCTGGTAAGCCGTAGCCAGGTCTTTGAATTCAAGGCGTTGGAACGCGAGGACATTCTCACTTTACTAAACAGAGCACTCACGGACAAAACCAAAGGGCTCGGTCAGTACCAGGTACAGGCTGATCCCGAGGCCCTCGACTTTCTGGCCGAAATTTGTGATGGCGATGCCCGCCGGGCGCTCAATGCACTCGAGATCGGTGTTCTCTCTCTTCCGGAAGAAGAGAAGTTGTTATCGTTAGAAGTCACGCAGGAATCGATCCAGAAAAAAGCGATTCAGTACTCGGCCGATGGCGACGAACATTACGATGCTGCCAGTGCGTTTATCAAAAGTATGCGCGGCAGTGACCCCGACGCGGCCATCTACTGGTTGGCCCGTATGATCGAAGCAGGGGAAGACCCCCGGTTCCTCGCGCGACGGATTGTGATTGCCGCAGCGGAAGATGTCGGTAACGCCGATCCTCAGGCACTGGTGATCGCCAATTCGGCTGCGGCGGCAACGGAGTTTGTCGGTTTGCCGGAGGCTCGAATCATTCTATCGCAGGCAACCATCTATGTCGCACTCGCCCCCAAGTCGAACGCCTCATACGTGGCGATCGACAGCGCTTTAAAGGATGTCCGCGAGCAGCGCGTGATTCCTGTACCGGTTCATCTGAAAGATGCCCATTACAGCGGCGCGAAAAAAATGGGACATGGCGAAGGATATGCTTATGCCCACAACTCGAAGGAGGGTTGGGTCAACCAGGATTATCTGGGAGTCGAAAAAGAATACTACCAACCTGTCGAGCGAGGATATGAAGCCACCCTCCGCAAACGCCTTGAAGAATACAAACGCCGCAAACGAGAGGCCCAACAGGACGGGGAGGAGTGA
- the atpF gene encoding F0F1 ATP synthase subunit B, with protein MRYLSTIVVVFSVFSMAVGIVPSGLSPTLVSADEEPVNPVEVQEDLQEGDVQGEAHDKEGPPLGIEEDLVIWSFVTFLLFLLVLGKFAWTPLNEGLKQREIGIRENIAAAETARLSAEKMLADHKQQLASTQDQVKEIIAEAHRDADEVRQKLMAAAQRDVEGLRQRTLEDLERAKNQAIKELFDNMSEQVAIATEHVLGRALQAEDQNRLIDEALAQLPAKG; from the coding sequence TTGAGATACCTCTCTACAATCGTTGTTGTCTTCTCCGTGTTCTCCATGGCAGTCGGCATTGTCCCTTCCGGACTTAGCCCCACCTTGGTGTCTGCAGATGAAGAGCCAGTGAACCCCGTTGAAGTGCAGGAAGATCTGCAAGAAGGGGATGTTCAAGGCGAAGCTCACGACAAGGAAGGCCCCCCACTTGGTATAGAGGAAGACCTGGTTATCTGGTCGTTCGTAACCTTCCTGCTCTTCTTGTTGGTTCTAGGTAAATTTGCCTGGACACCGCTCAACGAAGGGCTGAAGCAACGGGAAATCGGTATCCGCGAAAACATTGCTGCGGCGGAAACGGCGCGGTTGTCAGCGGAAAAAATGCTCGCGGATCACAAGCAACAGCTTGCCTCGACGCAGGATCAGGTGAAAGAGATCATTGCAGAAGCTCATCGTGATGCGGACGAAGTCCGTCAGAAACTGATGGCTGCAGCACAACGAGATGTCGAAGGCTTGCGTCAACGTACGCTGGAAGATCTTGAACGAGCCAAAAACCAGGCGATCAAAGAACTGTTCGACAACATGTCCGAACAGGTTGCCATCGCAACCGAACATGTCCTGGGAAGGGCGCTACAAGCCGAAGATCAGAACCGTCTGATCGACGAAGCCCTCGCGCAACTTCCGGCCAAAGGGTAA
- a CDS encoding neutral/alkaline non-lysosomal ceramidase N-terminal domain-containing protein, which translates to MFRSFWTLIAISVCFLVAFSLVTVPAYADFKVGAAKTVITPDPLLPISGGVGPGREATSKKGELTARAMVLEQGETRVAIVGLDLLGFPSVLSNRVRERIRDIPGENILVGASHTHSAPDCYAFPNPATGGHTGDLEYMDFVCDQIVEAIKQAYLNRQPASIRVNTAEAEGRIAYNYYAPDLYDRRMSVIQAVDADHQPIVTLVNYALHPEVLGTGPGIVSPDCIGPMCDKIESEAGGMALFMNGAQGGMVTADNRNLQEPKEDGRGYWQDQRTWEECLRIGHQMADESLRIIKPAKEQSNPDLYCKAEQIRFPVDSPLMWAIITASPLNYPHNDDQSISTQVNLINLGNIQILTIPGEALPNIGFYLKRKMNGKHNVLFGLTNDAFGYIMTEVDYYSFPRYKYISQTSLGEQTGEILIKEGLRLAKEAPQPE; encoded by the coding sequence ATGTTCCGTTCCTTCTGGACTCTGATTGCTATCTCTGTCTGCTTCCTGGTCGCATTTTCGTTGGTGACCGTCCCCGCTTATGCCGATTTTAAAGTGGGCGCCGCTAAGACAGTCATCACACCTGATCCCCTGCTGCCAATCTCCGGTGGTGTAGGCCCGGGGCGGGAAGCGACAAGCAAGAAGGGAGAATTGACGGCCCGCGCGATGGTGCTGGAACAGGGAGAAACGCGGGTCGCGATTGTGGGGCTGGACCTGCTCGGATTCCCGAGCGTATTGTCCAATCGTGTGCGGGAACGCATCCGCGATATCCCTGGCGAGAACATCCTGGTCGGTGCGTCGCACACTCATTCTGCTCCGGATTGTTATGCATTCCCAAACCCCGCAACGGGGGGCCACACTGGCGATCTGGAATACATGGATTTCGTCTGCGATCAAATCGTCGAGGCAATTAAGCAGGCATACTTGAATCGCCAACCCGCCTCCATTCGAGTGAACACGGCGGAAGCAGAAGGTCGGATTGCCTACAACTATTACGCTCCTGATTTATATGACCGGCGGATGTCCGTCATTCAAGCTGTCGACGCCGATCATCAGCCCATCGTCACGCTGGTGAACTACGCTCTTCATCCTGAAGTATTAGGAACAGGCCCTGGGATAGTCAGTCCGGATTGTATTGGACCTATGTGCGACAAGATTGAAAGCGAAGCGGGGGGAATGGCTCTGTTTATGAATGGTGCCCAGGGGGGAATGGTGACCGCCGACAACAGAAACCTACAGGAACCGAAAGAAGACGGACGTGGTTACTGGCAGGATCAGAGAACCTGGGAGGAATGCCTCCGGATCGGACATCAGATGGCCGATGAGTCGCTGCGAATTATCAAACCTGCGAAAGAGCAATCGAATCCAGACCTCTATTGCAAAGCGGAACAGATTCGCTTCCCCGTAGATTCTCCGTTGATGTGGGCGATTATTACCGCTTCGCCCCTCAACTATCCACACAACGACGATCAAAGCATCTCCACTCAGGTGAACCTGATCAACCTGGGAAACATTCAGATATTGACGATCCCCGGAGAGGCGCTACCGAATATCGGGTTCTATCTTAAGCGTAAAATGAACGGCAAACACAATGTGCTATTCGGGCTCACGAATGACGCTTTCGGTTACATTATGACCGAGGTCGATTACTACAGTTTCCCACGCTACAAATACATCTCGCAAACCTCCCTCGGCGAACAGACCGGAGAGATCCTCATCAAAGAGGGCCTGCGATTGGCGAAAGAAGCTCCCCAGCCGGAGTGA
- a CDS encoding SMI1/KNR4 family protein yields MSTDYSDIKNWIERHPQSFGFIPTPPELITSLKSDYKNIPEAYVDFLAEFGGMSIGNSFMIYRSIVSPYTVFRERAKEFGNVLLIGDDYAGLSIGFDVGANWRLVSIDSETDEVDDLTLYLDKEEEIVANSFEEWIKCLIPYLLSD; encoded by the coding sequence ATGAGTACAGATTATTCAGATATTAAGAATTGGATTGAACGACATCCTCAAAGTTTTGGTTTCATCCCCACGCCACCAGAATTAATCACGAGTCTTAAATCTGATTACAAGAATATACCAGAAGCTTACGTTGACTTTCTGGCCGAATTTGGTGGAATGAGTATAGGTAACTCATTTATGATATACAGATCTATTGTATCGCCTTATACAGTCTTTAGAGAACGTGCAAAAGAATTTGGAAACGTACTACTAATAGGCGACGATTACGCTGGGTTATCAATCGGATTTGATGTAGGAGCCAATTGGCGTTTAGTCTCAATTGACAGCGAGACTGATGAGGTTGATGATTTAACCTTGTATTTGGATAAAGAAGAGGAAATTGTTGCAAATAGTTTTGAAGAATGGATCAAATGTCTAATCCCTTATCTTTTAAGCGACTGA
- the atpE gene encoding ATP synthase F0 subunit C — protein sequence MSVPAMAADGDTVAVMSTAGLGIGLIILGAGLGIGKIGGSAVEAMARQPENSSNIQTAMIIAAALIEGATFFAIIFAWLAG from the coding sequence ATGTCCGTCCCCGCAATGGCAGCAGATGGCGATACTGTCGCTGTTATGTCCACCGCCGGCCTCGGTATCGGCCTCATCATTCTCGGTGCCGGACTCGGTATCGGTAAAATTGGTGGGTCCGCAGTAGAAGCCATGGCTCGTCAGCCAGAAAACTCATCGAACATCCAAACCGCGATGATCATCGCAGCAGCCCTGATCGAAGGGGCTACATTCTTCGCGATCATCTTTGCATGGTTGGCTGGTTAG